In the Theobroma cacao cultivar B97-61/B2 chromosome 1, Criollo_cocoa_genome_V2, whole genome shotgun sequence genome, one interval contains:
- the LOC18614421 gene encoding protein RESTRICTED TEV MOVEMENT 3, which yields MDDNSKKLGIRRTIRDFPPAHYLFKVESFSLLAKTGVDKYESDVFEAAGHKWRLSLYPNGDNKSNGSGFISLYLVIDETENLPHTWEVNVSFRLFMLDQIRDKYLTIEDADGAVKRFHWMKTEWGFAQLLSLESFYNTSNGYLIGDCCIFGAEVFLMERNCKWECLSMIKEPEDNTITFKMDNFSKLDKKYYESSVHTIGDSKWKLTVYPKGNVKFKGKALSLFLELVEAEKLPPKRKVYAEYKLRVRNQINGNHMEFTVERWFSATSVNWGYPQFIALKLLHDASKGYIVYDSLIVEAEIALVSKVKRFS from the exons ATGGATGACAACTCCAAAAAACTTG GAATCAGAAGAACCATAAGAGATTTCCCTCCAGCTCACTACTTATTTAAAGTAGAATCGTTCTCTTTGTTGGCCAAAACAGGGGTTGATAAGTATGAATCTGATGTATTTGAAGCTGCGGGTCACAAATG GAGATTGTCACTCTACCCAAACGGAGACAATAAAAGCAACGGAAGTGGCTTCATCTCCCTTTACTTGGTAATTGACGAAACAGAAAATTTACCTCATACTTGGGAAGTCAATGTCAGCTTCAGGTTATTCATGCTTGACCAGATTCGGGACAAGTACTTAACCATTGAAG ACGCTGATGGGGCAGTCAAGAGATTTCATTGGATGAAGACTGAATGGGGCTTCGCCCAATTACTCTCCCTCGAGTCATTTTATAACACTTCCAATGGTTACCTTATTGGTGATTGTTGCATATTTGGGGCAGAGGTTTTTCTAATGGAACGCAATTGTAAATGGGAGTGTCTTTCCATGATCAAGGAGCCTGAGGACAATACCATAACTTTCAAGATGGACAATTTCTCGAAATTAGACAAGAAGTATTATGAATCTTCCGTTCATACCATCGGGGATTCAAAATG GAAATTGACAGTCTATCCCAAGGGAAACGTAAAATTTAAGGGCAAAGCACTCTCTCTCTTCCTAGAGTTAGTCGAGGCCGAGAAGCTTCCCCCTAAGCGGAAAGTATATGCAGAATACAAGCTACGGGTAAGGAACCAAATCAACGGTAATCACATGGAATTCACAG TCGAACGTTGGTTCAGTGCAACAAGTGTAAACTGGGGTTATCCACAATTCATTGCGCTGAAGCTTCTCCACGATGCATCCAAGGGTTACATTGTCTATGATAGTCTGATTGTTGAAGCAGAAATTGCCCTCGTTTCTAAAGTCAAGCGTTTCTCATAA
- the LOC18614422 gene encoding uncharacterized protein LOC18614422, with the protein MFFTWIAVYIPILIPPFTPYVQFENTQNYESSSSFFRENPMEEPRRTRYSGERAPPGGGRGCQRGRGRGCGRGRGRGHGHGSVNYHAECSDHQPAQPTIMENRVTAVPNAKPVPIKLNPNAKEYYPLPESDRSLFLTFSYGRPIPEMEIAKFFNSTYWECVERVYVHWPAPWNKNQIPLFGKIVFKEASIPLMMTAFGTKQCMFNIDGNPLWCKKFELNKTRSPKWNNK; encoded by the exons ATGTTCTTCACTTGGATTGCAGTATATATCCCCATACTCATCCCCCCTTTCACTCCCTATGTCCAGTTTGAAAACACACAGAATTACGAGTCATCCTCTTCATTTTTCCGTGAAAATCCCATGGAGGAACCAAGGAGGACTCGGTATTCGGGAGAAAGAGCGCCGCCAGGTGGTGGCCGTGGCTGTCAACGTGGACGTGGCCGTGGCTGTGGACGTGGACGTGGCCGTGGCCATGGACATGGCTCGGTGAATTATCATGCCGAATGCTCTGATCATCAACCTGCCCAGCCTACTATCATGGAAAATAGGGTGACTGCTGTACCAAATGCAAAACCGGTTCCAATTAAACTAAATCCTAATGCTAAGGAGTATTATCCCCTTCCTGAATCAGATCGGTCCTTGTTCCTAACATTCTCGTACGGACGCCCGATACCAGAGATGGAAATTGCCAAATTCTTTAACTC CACATACTGGGAATGTGTGGAAAGGGTATACGTGCATTGGCCAGCCCCGtggaataaaaatcaaataccaTTATTTGGAAAGATTGTTTTCAAGGAAGCTAGTATTCCATTAATGATGACTGCTTTTGGAACGAAACAATGCATGTTCAACATTGATGGTAACCCGCTCTGGTGCAAGAAGTTTGAGCTCAATAAGACGCGCTCCCCTAAATGGAACAATAAGTAA
- the LOC18614423 gene encoding uncharacterized protein LOC18614423, with amino-acid sequence MAARLPNCFIASIRTQNYTRVKTRDRQPLIRRESLILKATAMDSSVTKTYHQNVVVMRHGDRMDNFDPTWVVTAERPWDPPLIHDGLVRAFRTGRALRAHLGFPIHRVFVSPFLRCVQTASEAVAALCAVDDDPNAKSACGVISIDPSKVKVSIEYGLCEMLSREAIRLDVAPKDGIFRFDVPQLEAMLPSGTVDPTVERVYKELPQWEETVTGSRTRYEQTIKALADKYPSENLLLVTHGEGVGVSVSGFLEDTIVVEVDYCAYSELRRPISCKYEPVAAGKFEVLTQSGKTGVTYYPTSNLT; translated from the exons ATGGCAGCGAGATTACCCAACTGTTTTATAGCTTCTATCCGAACTCAAAACTACACTCGCGTGAAAACCAGAGACAGACAACCTTTGATTCGTCGGGAAAGTTTAATCCTTAAAGCGACAGCGATGGATTCCTCGGTGACAAAAACGTATCACCAGAACGTGGTGGTGATGAGGCACGGGGACCGTATGGACAATTTCGACCCCACGTGGGTAGTGACGGCGGAGAGGCCATGGGACCCACCGCTTATACATGACGGCTTGGTCAGGGCTTTCCGTACTGGTCGTGCGCTTCGTGCCCACCTAGGATTCCCGATCCACCGAGTCTTCGTCTCCCCCTTCCTCCGCTGCGTCCAGACCGCCTCAGAGGCTGTCGCCGCCCTTTGTGCCGTCGACGACGATCCCAATGCCAAGTCAGCCTGCGGCGTTATCTCTATCGACCCATCAAAAGTCAAG GTTTCGATCGAGTATGGATTGTGTGAGATGTTAAGTAGAGAAGCAATTAGGCTTGATGTAGCGCCCAAAGATGGAATCTTTCGTTTCGATGTGCCACAGCTTGAGGCTATGCTGCCGAGTGGCACAGTGGATCCTACCGTGGAAAGAGTTTATAAAGAG TTGCCGCAATGGGAAGAGACGGTGACTGGTTCGAGGACTAGATATGAACAAACCATTAAGGCACTCGCGGACAAATACCCCTCAGAAAACTTGCTATTAGTGACACATG GGGAAGGAGTTGGGGTTTCGGTTTCTGGATTCTTGGAGGACACAATTGTCGTTGAAGTAGATTATTGTGCTTACTCAGAACTAAGAAGACCAATCTCTTGCAAATACGAGCCAGTCGCTGCTGGAAAGTTTGAGGTGCTTACACAAAGTGGCAAGACTGGCGTTACTTACTATCCAACAAGCAACTTGACATAA